In the genome of Pediococcus claussenii ATCC BAA-344, one region contains:
- a CDS encoding methylated-DNA--[protein]-cysteine S-methyltransferase yields MEAYYTRIFANQSEYYLISTQKGLLFVGSPNADLKEVEKFYPDIDLIESDEFNQDAATQIIDYLNGKRDNFNLKLDIESGTKLQQEVWNNLQLIPRGTTVTYTELAKRVGHPDAVRAVASAVGKNPLMVVIPCHRVIRKDGSVGEYRGGSAMKRRLLAMESGTKL; encoded by the coding sequence ATGGAAGCTTATTACACAAGAATTTTTGCTAATCAGAGTGAGTACTATCTTATTTCAACTCAAAAGGGATTACTATTTGTGGGATCTCCTAATGCCGATCTTAAAGAAGTTGAAAAGTTTTATCCGGATATTGATCTAATTGAAAGTGATGAATTTAATCAAGATGCTGCGACTCAAATTATTGATTATTTAAATGGTAAACGGGATAACTTTAATTTGAAATTAGACATCGAAAGTGGAACGAAGCTTCAACAAGAGGTTTGGAATAACTTACAACTTATTCCTCGCGGCACCACGGTTACGTACACTGAGCTGGCTAAGCGAGTTGGACATCCGGATGCAGTAAGAGCTGTAGCTTCTGCAGTTGGGAAAAATCCTTTAATGGTTGTGATTCCTTGTCATCGGGTTATTCGAAAAGATGGCTCAGTGGGTGAATATCGTGGTGGTTCAGCTATGAAACGACGTTTACTTGCAATGGAATCTGGCACTAAACTTTAA
- a CDS encoding dihydrolipoyl dehydrogenase family protein, which yields MDFDVLFIGSGQGAWNGAIPMAQHGLKVAVIEEGKFGGVCTNRGCNAKITLDRPVEILRQVEQLQGRGFDTLPTLNWHALMIHKHEVIDGLAYGNEMKLQNAGVTNIKGHAKFIDVHTIEVNGKQYSSDKIVIDSGRRPHRLNIPGNQLFHDSTDFLVLENLPKRLAIIGGGYVGMEFATIANAFGSDVTVILRGNRILRSFHKPYVDRLVTDLKQRGIKFQFDEQLESAVQVDDGIQLLGKDGYQLTTDYVLDATGRVPNVENMNWDGIGLKYDTLRGIPVNDHLETNIPGIYASGDILDKSLPRITPTAIFESQYLSRLFTGMTTDAIDYPAVAYTVFTSPRIASVGVTPEFANAHSTEYSVETFDYYDDWFRQVGNENNGGVTIIFNKQHIIVGATSIGNDAVETINGLTDLIENKVSHSDVERLIYIFPSIAHSYMRKI from the coding sequence ATGGATTTTGACGTTCTATTTATTGGAAGTGGACAAGGTGCCTGGAATGGTGCGATACCGATGGCACAACACGGCTTAAAGGTGGCTGTTATTGAAGAAGGTAAGTTTGGTGGAGTATGTACGAACCGCGGGTGTAATGCAAAAATAACTCTGGATCGACCTGTTGAAATTTTGCGCCAGGTTGAACAATTGCAGGGACGTGGATTTGATACTTTACCAACTTTGAACTGGCACGCTTTAATGATACATAAACACGAGGTGATTGATGGGCTTGCATACGGTAACGAGATGAAATTACAAAATGCAGGTGTCACAAACATTAAAGGGCATGCTAAATTCATAGATGTTCACACTATTGAAGTGAACGGCAAACAATATTCTAGCGATAAAATTGTTATTGATTCTGGACGTCGCCCCCATCGCTTGAACATTCCTGGCAATCAATTGTTCCATGATAGTACCGATTTTTTAGTTTTAGAAAATCTTCCAAAGCGTCTAGCGATAATCGGTGGTGGATACGTTGGAATGGAATTTGCCACAATTGCCAACGCCTTTGGTAGCGACGTAACTGTTATCCTTCGTGGAAACCGAATCCTAAGATCATTTCATAAGCCTTATGTTGACCGACTCGTAACTGATCTAAAACAAAGGGGCATCAAATTTCAATTTGATGAACAACTTGAAAGCGCCGTTCAGGTCGATGATGGTATCCAATTATTAGGAAAAGATGGTTACCAACTCACAACCGACTATGTTTTAGACGCAACCGGTCGAGTTCCAAATGTTGAAAATATGAATTGGGATGGTATTGGATTAAAATATGACACATTGCGCGGAATTCCGGTCAATGATCACTTAGAAACAAACATTCCGGGGATTTACGCATCAGGTGATATTTTAGATAAATCACTTCCTAGGATCACACCAACTGCCATTTTTGAATCGCAATATCTTTCGCGACTTTTCACAGGTATGACAACCGACGCAATTGACTATCCAGCAGTTGCTTATACGGTATTTACCTCTCCAAGAATTGCTTCAGTAGGCGTCACTCCAGAATTTGCCAATGCCCATTCAACCGAATATTCAGTTGAAACCTTTGATTATTATGATGACTGGTTCCGGCAAGTTGGAAACGAAAACAATGGTGGAGTTACAATCATATTTAATAAACAGCATATTATCGTTGGCGCTACAAGTATTGGAAACGACGCCGTTGAAACAATCAACGGATTAACCGACTTAATTGAAAATAAGGTCAGCCACAGTGATGTCGAACGTTTGATTTATATTTTCCCCAGCATTGCTCATAGTTATATGCGTAAAATTTAA
- a CDS encoding AzlD domain-containing protein, with the protein MQYNAMDHLMIIILGFCVALAPRYIPLLFFSKREIPEWFNDWMKYVPISLFTALVVKGIFISKTYTFVIHGNLDLIIGAVVVIIISYWTRSMAMSVIVGLITVLVLSFVL; encoded by the coding sequence ATGCAATATAACGCAATGGATCATTTAATGATTATCATATTAGGTTTCTGTGTCGCCCTTGCGCCACGGTATATCCCGTTATTATTTTTTTCTAAACGAGAAATTCCTGAATGGTTTAATGATTGGATGAAATATGTACCAATTTCCTTATTCACGGCTTTGGTGGTAAAAGGAATTTTTATTTCTAAAACATATACTTTTGTTATTCATGGAAATCTAGACTTAATTATTGGGGCAGTAGTAGTAATTATCATCTCTTACTGGACTCGTTCGATGGCAATGTCAGTAATTGTCGGTTTGATTACTGTATTGGTATTGTCGTTTGTTCTATGA
- a CDS encoding response regulator transcription factor, which produces MKILVVDDDKEIVELLDIYVKNEGYEPISAYDGKEALTRLHTEPDISLMILDVMMPEMNGMEVVKEVRKDSKIPILMLSAKTDDMDKIKGLLSGADDYVAKPFNPLEVMARVKSLLRRSENDVTSEGPEILDVGPLTINSDSHEVKTLTGDSIQLTALEFGILYLLASHPNRVFSADEIFERVWQQESIISAKTVMVHVSHLRDKIEEATGGDQVIETVWGVGYKIVQH; this is translated from the coding sequence ATGAAAATTTTAGTTGTGGATGATGATAAAGAAATTGTTGAATTACTTGATATCTATGTTAAGAACGAAGGTTATGAACCAATTTCGGCTTATGATGGTAAGGAAGCATTGACGCGTTTGCACACAGAACCAGATATTAGTTTAATGATACTAGATGTGATGATGCCTGAGATGAACGGAATGGAAGTTGTTAAAGAAGTTCGCAAGGATTCTAAAATACCAATCTTAATGTTATCGGCAAAAACAGATGATATGGATAAAATTAAAGGATTATTGAGCGGTGCTGATGATTATGTGGCTAAGCCTTTTAATCCGTTGGAGGTTATGGCTCGAGTTAAGTCTTTGCTACGCCGTAGTGAAAATGATGTAACTAGCGAGGGACCAGAGATTCTTGATGTTGGACCATTAACGATTAATAGTGATTCACATGAAGTTAAAACTTTGACGGGGGATTCTATTCAGTTAACGGCGTTGGAGTTTGGAATTCTTTATTTACTTGCAAGTCACCCCAATCGGGTTTTCTCAGCCGATGAAATTTTTGAGCGAGTTTGGCAACAAGAAAGTATCATCTCAGCTAAGACAGTTATGGTTCATGTAAGTCATTTAAGAGATAAGATTGAAGAAGCAACAGGTGGAGATCAAGTTATCGAAACTGTTTGGGGCGTTGGATACAAAATTGTTCAGCATTAA
- a CDS encoding MerR family transcriptional regulator yields the protein MTITELAKKLNITTSALRYYESIGLTIADRDEKGNRNYTGIQVERAQRVAYFRHAGVQISDLKVLFADEMSDKEAIAMMEKAHSNLEDQQRNISETLAFLDYKLNYHKKRLKQN from the coding sequence ATGACAATCACAGAATTAGCAAAAAAGTTAAATATTACAACATCAGCTCTGCGTTATTATGAATCAATTGGTTTAACAATTGCCGACAGAGACGAGAAGGGAAATCGAAATTATACCGGCATACAAGTCGAGCGAGCTCAACGCGTGGCATATTTCCGTCATGCTGGAGTTCAAATTAGCGATCTAAAGGTTCTGTTTGCAGATGAAATGAGTGATAAAGAAGCTATTGCAATGATGGAAAAAGCTCATTCTAATTTAGAAGATCAACAAAGGAACATCTCAGAAACTCTAGCTTTTTTAGATTACAAACTTAATTATCATAAAAAACGTCTTAAACAAAATTAA
- a CDS encoding AzlC family ABC transporter permease, giving the protein MKETVDTPRWKETFKVAWPLCLSYTPIGLACGILLHAGGFNFLLTGMVSLMVFSGGAQFLIAQMLTVNAPILTIILMLFFLELRYALLGSSLSKYLQGQNHRFIFTFALSLNDENYAVNYLKFATDKNWTPNDARQVEHWSLLFWTISNMIGALIGSALSINLEVVDFALTALFIYMIVMQVKSRLSLLVCILSGVLAAVCLIFTKSTLGLVASTLLASFTGFAIEELLKKRNKNSFLLRDIGSRSNGPVVEEFDKDSDIL; this is encoded by the coding sequence TTGAAAGAAACAGTTGATACACCACGTTGGAAGGAAACCTTTAAAGTGGCGTGGCCACTTTGTTTGAGTTATACACCAATTGGCTTGGCGTGTGGAATTTTGCTTCATGCGGGCGGGTTTAACTTTTTATTAACGGGAATGGTTTCTTTGATGGTATTTTCAGGTGGTGCGCAATTTTTAATTGCACAGATGTTAACCGTTAATGCTCCGATTTTAACCATCATTTTGATGTTGTTTTTTCTTGAACTTCGATATGCGTTATTGGGATCGAGTTTGTCAAAGTATTTGCAAGGTCAAAATCATCGCTTTATTTTCACGTTTGCTTTGTCACTTAATGACGAAAATTATGCGGTAAACTATTTGAAATTTGCTACTGATAAAAATTGGACGCCAAATGACGCCCGGCAAGTTGAACACTGGTCGTTACTCTTTTGGACAATTTCTAACATGATAGGCGCGTTGATTGGTAGTGCACTGTCAATCAATCTAGAAGTGGTTGATTTTGCTCTAACAGCATTGTTTATCTATATGATTGTTATGCAAGTTAAGTCACGTTTATCACTCTTAGTTTGCATATTGTCAGGCGTATTAGCAGCGGTTTGTTTAATTTTCACAAAGAGCACGCTAGGTCTGGTTGCATCAACTTTGCTGGCTTCGTTTACAGGATTTGCAATTGAGGAACTCTTGAAAAAGCGGAATAAAAATAGTTTCTTGTTAAGAGATATTGGATCTCGTAGTAATGGGCCAGTCGTCGAGGAATTTGATAAGGATTCGGATATTCTGTAG
- the ychF gene encoding redox-regulated ATPase YchF, whose translation MALTAGIVGLPNVGKSTLFNAITKAGAEMANYPFATIDPNVGMVEVPDARLDRIQEIIPADKIVHTTFEFTDIAGIVKGASKGEGLGNKFLENIRQVDAIVHVVRAFDDDNITTVSGKVDPIEDIQTINMELSLADLDAIDKRISKVQRAAKGRDKDAVAELAVLEKIKPVLEEGKAVRTIEFDEMEQSIVKGLFLLTSKPVLYVANIAEDDMAEPESSKYFNTIKDYVAQEDPEAEVLGISAETEQEIAELEDEDKADFLEAEGIEEPGLNRLIRASYHLLGLQTFFTAGGKETRAWTFKKGMTAPQTAGVIHSDFERGFIRAETVSFDDLDKYGSMQGVKEAGRLRLEGKDYLVQDGDIIEFRFNV comes from the coding sequence ATGGCATTAACCGCTGGTATCGTTGGATTACCTAATGTTGGTAAGTCAACACTATTTAACGCAATTACGAAGGCTGGGGCTGAAATGGCGAATTATCCGTTCGCCACAATTGATCCTAATGTTGGGATGGTTGAAGTCCCTGACGCCCGATTGGATAGAATTCAGGAGATTATTCCTGCCGATAAGATTGTGCATACAACCTTTGAATTTACCGATATTGCTGGAATTGTTAAAGGGGCAAGCAAAGGTGAAGGATTAGGTAATAAATTCCTTGAAAATATTCGCCAAGTAGATGCAATTGTCCACGTTGTGCGAGCTTTTGATGATGATAATATTACAACTGTTTCTGGAAAAGTAGATCCCATTGAAGATATTCAAACAATTAATATGGAACTGAGCCTAGCGGACTTGGATGCTATTGATAAACGGATTTCAAAGGTGCAAAGAGCGGCAAAAGGACGAGATAAAGACGCTGTGGCTGAGTTGGCTGTTTTAGAAAAAATCAAGCCAGTTCTAGAAGAGGGTAAAGCCGTCCGAACAATTGAGTTTGACGAAATGGAGCAATCAATCGTTAAGGGATTGTTCTTACTTACATCGAAGCCAGTGTTGTATGTTGCTAACATTGCTGAAGACGATATGGCAGAGCCCGAAAGTTCAAAATATTTTAATACTATTAAGGATTATGTTGCACAAGAAGATCCTGAGGCTGAAGTATTGGGTATTTCGGCTGAAACGGAGCAAGAAATTGCTGAATTAGAAGATGAAGATAAAGCCGATTTTCTCGAGGCCGAAGGAATTGAAGAACCTGGATTGAATCGTTTGATTCGCGCTTCTTACCATTTGCTAGGATTACAAACTTTCTTTACGGCTGGTGGAAAAGAAACCCGCGCTTGGACTTTTAAAAAGGGAATGACAGCTCCTCAAACTGCTGGAGTTATTCATTCAGACTTTGAACGTGGATTTATTCGTGCTGAAACTGTTTCATTTGATGATTTGGATAAATATGGAAGCATGCAGGGTGTTAAAGAAGCGGGACGACTTCGTTTGGAAGGTAAAGATTATTTAGTTCAAGATGGGGACATTATTGAATTCCGTTTCAATGTTTAA
- a CDS encoding sensor histidine kinase — MKLTGREKSELIGEGVLTVILLLLLNLSIFILLNGALKSNPGLSSAVYIIKSSVHVGRFQLWSYQNVFIVLMGIIDVWVVYWRLERRYKQMQLRHIISELHYIADGHFDHRIPFELSGDHQKVVDSVNSLVDSVIRSMNEEHQLKQSKDDLITNVSHDIRTPLTSIIGYLRLIEDHQYRKMDDVFKYTHTAYLKSIQMKSLVDDLFEYTKVSQSDPHMKINAISVNPMLEQLAASFELEASQKGMEISSSCDPENLKITGDAEKLGRLFNNLISNALKYGHGGHNIYLKAKKEDSEVVFEVSNDGEAIPQSAINKLFDRFYRVETSRSKATGGTGLGLAIAQSIVEMHRGSIKVISTDKLTSFIVRIPIQYKEV; from the coding sequence ATGAAGTTGACGGGTCGTGAAAAATCTGAATTAATTGGTGAAGGAGTATTAACAGTTATTCTGTTGTTACTCCTTAATTTGTCTATTTTTATTTTATTAAATGGGGCGTTAAAGTCCAATCCAGGTTTATCTAGTGCAGTGTATATTATTAAGAGCTCAGTTCATGTGGGACGTTTCCAGTTATGGAGTTACCAAAATGTTTTCATCGTATTAATGGGGATTATCGATGTGTGGGTAGTGTACTGGCGACTGGAAAGGCGTTATAAGCAAATGCAATTACGCCACATTATCTCTGAATTGCATTACATTGCTGATGGACATTTTGATCACCGAATCCCCTTTGAATTAAGTGGAGATCATCAAAAGGTTGTTGATAGTGTTAATTCTTTGGTTGATAGTGTTATTCGTTCGATGAACGAGGAACACCAATTAAAGCAGTCCAAGGATGATTTGATTACCAATGTATCACACGATATTAGGACGCCACTAACCTCAATTATTGGGTATCTACGATTAATTGAGGACCACCAATATCGTAAAATGGATGATGTTTTTAAATATACACATACAGCATATTTAAAATCGATTCAAATGAAGTCCTTAGTAGACGATTTATTTGAATATACAAAAGTGAGCCAATCCGATCCTCATATGAAAATTAATGCTATTAGTGTTAATCCCATGTTGGAACAGCTAGCGGCTAGTTTTGAGTTAGAAGCAAGCCAAAAAGGAATGGAGATTTCCTCAAGTTGTGATCCAGAAAATTTGAAGATTACTGGTGATGCTGAAAAACTGGGTAGGCTATTTAACAACTTAATTTCCAATGCGCTAAAATATGGCCATGGCGGACATAATATTTATTTGAAGGCTAAAAAAGAAGATAGTGAAGTGGTATTTGAGGTTTCTAATGACGGAGAAGCAATTCCACAATCTGCAATAAATAAACTCTTTGATCGTTTTTATCGTGTGGAAACTTCAAGATCTAAAGCAACTGGAGGAACTGGACTTGGCTTAGCGATTGCCCAAAGTATTGTTGAGATGCACCGTGGATCAATCAAGGTGATTTCAACAGATAAGCTGACCAGTTTTATAGTTAGAATTCCAATCCAGTATAAAGAAGTGTGA
- a CDS encoding DUF1129 domain-containing protein translates to MSDNKPRNADKQEEQVENKEQDTGVTASKTGLTKRNADFMFKLRKEIANSGLNNEKQEEAIHDTEKQLLDGQKSGQTARQIFGTPSERVEEIVRGPKKEAISQNDNYWFRSLDNALIFAALFSAMYAVMSMFQPQTIAKTPGPAGFLAIILTSAVGGLGMGYVYRVLYPDKKAPRPSLWKQIGMTVLAVLVWISCYTLFAALPSSINPLLPPAGYIAIAVVTFGARWYLRRRYGITGGFI, encoded by the coding sequence ATGAGCGATAATAAGCCACGTAACGCGGATAAACAAGAGGAACAAGTGGAAAATAAAGAACAAGATACAGGTGTGACTGCATCCAAAACGGGATTGACTAAGCGTAATGCTGATTTCATGTTTAAGTTACGTAAAGAAATCGCCAATTCGGGTTTGAATAATGAAAAACAAGAAGAAGCAATCCATGATACTGAGAAGCAATTACTAGATGGACAAAAAAGCGGTCAAACTGCACGTCAAATTTTTGGAACGCCTAGCGAGCGCGTTGAAGAGATTGTTCGGGGCCCCAAAAAAGAAGCGATATCGCAAAATGATAATTATTGGTTTAGATCATTAGATAATGCACTGATTTTTGCTGCGTTGTTCTCAGCAATGTATGCGGTTATGAGCATGTTTCAGCCACAAACTATTGCTAAAACCCCTGGGCCTGCCGGATTTTTGGCAATTATTTTAACTTCTGCTGTAGGTGGATTAGGGATGGGATATGTGTACCGAGTTCTTTATCCGGATAAGAAGGCACCACGTCCTTCATTATGGAAACAAATTGGTATGACGGTTTTGGCTGTTTTGGTTTGGATTTCATGTTACACACTGTTTGCGGCACTACCAAGTTCAATTAACCCACTATTACCACCCGCTGGATATATTGCTATTGCGGTAGTAACGTTTGGGGCTCGTTGGTACTTAAGGAGAAGGTACGGAATTACCGGGGGATTTATTTAA
- the guaB gene encoding IMP dehydrogenase, producing MNNWNNKFTKQGLTFDDVLLIPAESHVLPNEVDLTTKLTDNLQLNIPIISAGMDSVTESAMAISMARQGGLGVVHKNMSRDAQANEVKTVKETKVDLKQTPQAALDQQGRLIVAAAVGVTSDTFERANALIDAGVDAIVIDTAHGHSAGVLRKIAEIRKEFPDQTLIAGNVATADGTRALFDAGVDVVKVGIGPGSICTTRVVAGVGVPQITAIYDAAGIAREYGKTIIADGGIKFSGDIVKALVAGGNAVMLGSMLSGTDETPGDVIADGGQKFKSYRGMGSIGAMEKGSADRYFQGGVNEANKLVPEGIEARVAYKGPVSDIIFQMLGGLRSGMGYVGAATIKELADKAQFIQITNAGLVESHPHDVQMTKQAPNYHK from the coding sequence TTGAATAATTGGAACAATAAATTTACTAAACAAGGTTTAACATTTGATGATGTACTTTTAATTCCAGCTGAAAGCCATGTGCTTCCCAATGAGGTAGATCTTACAACTAAGTTAACAGATAATTTACAACTTAATATTCCAATTATTAGTGCTGGGATGGATTCAGTTACTGAGTCTGCTATGGCGATTTCAATGGCTAGACAAGGTGGACTTGGAGTTGTGCATAAGAATATGAGCCGCGATGCACAAGCTAACGAAGTTAAAACTGTTAAAGAAACCAAAGTTGACTTAAAGCAGACTCCCCAAGCCGCTCTTGACCAGCAAGGACGATTGATTGTTGCCGCAGCTGTCGGAGTAACAAGCGATACGTTTGAACGAGCTAATGCGTTAATTGATGCTGGGGTTGATGCGATTGTTATTGATACAGCTCATGGACATTCGGCAGGTGTTTTGAGAAAAATTGCTGAAATTCGCAAAGAATTTCCTGATCAAACGTTGATTGCGGGTAACGTTGCTACTGCTGATGGAACTCGGGCTTTATTCGATGCCGGAGTTGATGTTGTTAAGGTTGGAATTGGTCCTGGCTCAATTTGTACAACTAGAGTCGTAGCAGGTGTTGGTGTTCCGCAAATCACGGCAATTTATGATGCTGCTGGCATCGCACGTGAATATGGGAAGACAATTATCGCTGATGGCGGGATTAAATTTTCAGGAGACATCGTGAAAGCTTTGGTGGCTGGCGGAAATGCTGTTATGTTGGGTAGCATGTTATCTGGTACTGATGAAACTCCAGGAGATGTTATTGCTGATGGTGGACAAAAGTTTAAGTCCTACCGTGGCATGGGGTCAATTGGTGCAATGGAAAAAGGATCAGCAGACCGCTATTTCCAAGGTGGTGTTAATGAGGCCAATAAGTTGGTACCAGAAGGTATCGAAGCGAGAGTTGCTTATAAGGGGCCCGTATCTGATATTATTTTCCAGATGTTAGGTGGCTTGCGTTCTGGAATGGGATATGTGGGTGCTGCAACAATTAAAGAACTTGCTGATAAGGCACAGTTTATTCAAATTACTAATGCAGGATTAGTTGAGTCCCATCCACATGATGTTCAGATGACAAAGCAAGCCCCAAATTACCATAAATAA
- a CDS encoding SDR family oxidoreductase, translating into MTNKKVVVITGTSSGFGNLVVKMFANSGWNVVATVRKESDLHVHDEIDGVKTLLLDVNDEKADLAFGDLAKRQFGNVDALINNAGYFQAGPLEGSSMDQIHRQFQTNVFGLIALNKAFIPIFREQHSGIIINVSSISAEIGFPYTSTYEASKGAVAMLSEGLHAELAEFGIVVKALFPGNMNTSIFRPDKVDRAENVPESYMASWNKFNSLNTVRSNPQLTADVMFNMVNDGNTSKVRYYSGPDGQAIPRAKKLLGQDWLWEEFSKRNIGEQTTLWNALMPGPKDSDEN; encoded by the coding sequence ATGACAAATAAAAAAGTGGTTGTAATTACTGGAACTTCAAGTGGATTTGGAAATTTAGTCGTTAAAATGTTTGCTAATTCTGGTTGGAATGTTGTGGCAACAGTTCGAAAGGAAAGTGATTTACATGTTCATGATGAGATCGACGGAGTTAAAACATTACTCCTAGATGTAAATGATGAAAAGGCGGATTTGGCTTTTGGAGATCTTGCAAAAAGACAATTTGGAAATGTTGATGCTTTGATTAACAATGCAGGATATTTTCAGGCCGGGCCATTAGAAGGTAGCTCCATGGATCAGATTCATCGGCAATTTCAAACCAATGTTTTTGGATTAATAGCTTTAAATAAAGCATTTATTCCAATTTTTAGAGAACAACACTCAGGAATCATCATTAACGTTAGTTCCATTAGCGCCGAAATTGGATTTCCTTATACTTCGACCTACGAAGCATCGAAGGGAGCCGTTGCAATGCTTAGTGAGGGATTACATGCTGAACTTGCAGAATTCGGAATAGTTGTTAAGGCGTTATTTCCAGGAAATATGAATACTTCGATTTTTAGACCTGATAAAGTTGATCGAGCCGAAAATGTGCCAGAATCCTACATGGCTTCGTGGAATAAATTTAATTCACTAAATACAGTTCGTTCTAATCCGCAATTAACTGCTGATGTGATGTTTAATATGGTTAATGATGGAAATACTTCTAAGGTTCGTTACTACAGTGGCCCAGACGGACAGGCAATCCCACGTGCAAAAAAATTGCTTGGACAAGACTGGCTTTGGGAAGAATTTAGCAAACGAAATATTGGTGAACAAACGACTCTTTGGAATGCCTTGATGCCGGGTCCTAAAGATAGTGATGAAAATTAG
- a CDS encoding D-alanyl-D-alanine carboxypeptidase family protein, which yields MKKIFAIVGMLILSIQLCTAGIAQAAVGKQEPTISAKAGLVIDQETGQILYQKNINKPLAIASTSKLLSAYIIYRSIKNGTMNWNQKVKISPNLAKVSKNSELTNVPLDDKKEYTVRELMNASLIYSANAAIMALGVAQAGSSKAFVSEMKAQLAAWKIKNAKIYNAAGLLQDQVGSDGLPNTPANSENEMSAKDMAVVTQQLLNNFPEILQITSKYKDTFNNGKDKMPITNHNLLLKGGSDYDQRLEVDGLKTGTSNKAGACFVGTGWIQNERVISVVLGSNAANNGVARFTDTKTLWNMVSKKYKVHHFDKDSKIDDANVTIKNAKVQNVQVRTASDFNYWFAGKNSDLILRENKFNPKIVKDDKISGTISKNKVIATLQLSQPGQENHFLTTKYGVQVKVKPQNKVQKAGYLTMFLRWLHGLFGTGLIWA from the coding sequence ATGAAAAAAATATTTGCAATCGTAGGTATGCTAATTTTAAGCATACAACTGTGTACGGCTGGTATTGCGCAGGCCGCGGTCGGAAAGCAGGAACCGACTATTTCAGCTAAAGCGGGGTTAGTGATTGACCAAGAAACGGGACAAATTTTGTACCAAAAAAACATTAATAAACCATTGGCAATTGCATCAACAAGTAAGCTATTGTCTGCGTACATAATTTATAGAAGTATTAAAAATGGAACAATGAATTGGAACCAAAAAGTAAAGATTAGTCCGAATTTAGCGAAAGTTAGTAAGAATTCTGAATTAACAAATGTTCCATTAGATGATAAAAAGGAGTATACAGTTCGGGAATTGATGAACGCGTCATTAATCTACTCCGCGAACGCTGCCATTATGGCTTTAGGCGTAGCACAGGCAGGCTCATCGAAGGCGTTTGTTAGTGAGATGAAAGCGCAGTTAGCGGCATGGAAAATCAAAAATGCCAAAATATATAATGCAGCAGGTTTATTGCAGGACCAGGTTGGCAGCGATGGATTACCTAATACACCAGCCAACTCTGAAAATGAGATGTCAGCTAAAGACATGGCAGTAGTAACTCAACAACTGTTGAATAATTTTCCGGAGATTTTACAAATCACTTCTAAGTACAAAGATACGTTTAATAATGGTAAGGATAAGATGCCAATCACTAATCATAACTTGTTGCTAAAAGGTGGGTCGGATTACGACCAGCGATTAGAGGTTGATGGGTTAAAAACCGGAACATCAAATAAGGCGGGTGCGTGTTTTGTTGGAACCGGTTGGATTCAAAATGAACGAGTAATTAGTGTTGTCTTGGGGTCTAACGCGGCAAACAATGGAGTGGCTCGTTTCACAGACACGAAAACTTTATGGAATATGGTCAGCAAAAAGTATAAAGTACACCACTTTGATAAGGATTCTAAAATTGATGATGCAAATGTAACTATAAAAAATGCTAAGGTGCAGAATGTTCAAGTTCGCACCGCTTCGGATTTTAACTATTGGTTTGCGGGCAAAAATAGCGATTTGATTTTACGTGAAAATAAGTTTAATCCTAAGATAGTAAAAGATGATAAGATAAGTGGCACGATTAGTAAAAATAAAGTTATAGCGACCTTGCAATTAAGCCAACCCGGGCAGGAAAATCACTTTTTAACGACTAAATATGGCGTTCAGGTTAAGGTTAAACCACAAAATAAAGTTCAAAAGGCTGGCTATCTTACAATGTTTTTAAGATGGCTTCATGGTTTATTTGGAACAGGGTTGATTTGGGCGTAA